From a region of the Thermomicrobium roseum DSM 5159 genome:
- a CDS encoding transketolase family protein, translating into MNIGTRAGLRMGKATRDAFGEALRDLGGVYPDLVVVDGDVSNSTRTEYFAQAFPQRFFNVGIAESNLIGVASGLAASGKRVVAASFACFLLCNAFDQIRMGVAYPRLNVKLVGSHAGISIGEDGPSQMGIEDVALALSLPGVAVLVPADEHATRAATRAMLEWEGPTYLRLGRPPVPVIYEPPVDFVIGRAFRLREGNDVTIIANGLMVAMALDAAEELAARGVQARVLDMATVRPLDVDAVIAAARETRGIVVAEEHLHYGGLGSVVAMAVSQHHPCPMRFVDLDDRYAESGAPDDLLRAYGLTSERIVAAALELTERI; encoded by the coding sequence ATGAATATCGGGACACGGGCTGGTTTACGCATGGGAAAGGCGACCCGGGATGCCTTTGGCGAAGCCCTGCGTGATCTCGGGGGCGTCTATCCTGATCTGGTCGTGGTCGACGGCGATGTGAGCAACTCGACGAGAACCGAGTATTTTGCCCAGGCGTTTCCCCAGCGGTTCTTCAATGTCGGCATTGCGGAATCGAATTTGATCGGGGTGGCCTCTGGCCTGGCTGCCAGCGGTAAGCGCGTGGTCGCTGCGAGCTTCGCGTGTTTCCTCCTGTGCAATGCATTCGATCAAATCCGCATGGGAGTTGCCTATCCGCGCCTCAACGTCAAGCTCGTCGGAAGTCACGCGGGTATCAGCATCGGTGAGGACGGGCCGTCGCAGATGGGAATCGAAGATGTCGCCCTTGCACTCTCCTTGCCGGGCGTGGCCGTGCTCGTGCCAGCCGACGAGCATGCGACGCGGGCCGCCACGCGGGCGATGCTGGAATGGGAGGGGCCGACCTACCTGCGCTTGGGCCGACCGCCTGTACCGGTCATCTACGAGCCACCAGTCGACTTCGTGATCGGTCGTGCCTTTCGTCTGCGCGAGGGGAACGACGTGACGATCATCGCGAATGGTCTCATGGTTGCGATGGCACTCGATGCTGCTGAGGAACTCGCTGCTCGTGGTGTGCAGGCGCGTGTCCTCGACATGGCCACGGTGCGCCCGCTCGATGTCGATGCGGTGATCGCAGCGGCGCGCGAGACGCGTGGCATCGTGGTTGCCGAGGAGCACCTGCACTATGGGGGACTGGGGAGCGTCGTCGCCATGGCGGTCAGCCAGCACCATCCGTGTCCCATGCGTTTCGTGGATCTGGATGATCGCTATGCTGAGTCGGGCGCACCGGATGACTTGTTGCGGGCCTATGGCTTGACGAGCGAGCGCATCGTGGCTGCTGCCCTCGAACTCACCGAACGGATCTAA
- a CDS encoding NAD(P)(+) transhydrogenase (Re/Si-specific) subunit beta translates to MENLRDAVVDLVYLVCAVVIILGLKRLSSPRTARSGNKLVAAGLLVAVGVTLLDPHIHWRPANIAVMLIGTVVGAAGSIYLARVVPMTAMPQMVALFNGMGGATAALVAVAEFQRFVASGAVTAGERVSVAFGTTVGSVAFTGSVIAFLKLQELMTGRPVRFPLQIPLNVAVVAGIVAMWAWLLGFAGSSASVWIMFGLALLFGILLVLPVGGADMPVVISVLNSMTGLAAAAAGFVLENQILVVAGALVGASGSLLTILMSRAMNRSLANVLFGAYRTRAAGAAVAEAKPIRETTVEDTAVLLAYANLVIIVPGYGLAVAQAQHELAELANELEKRGVEVKFAIHPVAGRMPGHMNVLLAEANIPYDKLYEMEQINEEFQRADVALVVGANDVVNPAARTDPSSPLYGMPILNADQAKNVIVLKRSMRPGFAGVENELFHMPQTRMLFGDAKETLKRLVEAVKSV, encoded by the coding sequence ATCGAGAATCTGCGTGATGCTGTCGTCGATCTCGTCTATCTCGTCTGTGCGGTCGTCATCATTCTCGGCCTCAAGCGACTGAGCTCGCCGCGAACGGCGCGCTCCGGTAACAAACTCGTCGCGGCCGGTCTCCTCGTAGCGGTGGGTGTGACACTGCTCGATCCGCACATCCATTGGCGACCGGCCAATATCGCGGTCATGCTGATCGGAACCGTCGTCGGTGCCGCTGGGTCGATCTACCTGGCGCGCGTTGTTCCCATGACGGCGATGCCGCAGATGGTCGCGCTCTTCAACGGAATGGGAGGCGCGACTGCGGCCCTCGTGGCCGTCGCCGAGTTCCAGCGGTTCGTCGCCAGCGGAGCAGTCACCGCTGGCGAGCGTGTGTCCGTTGCCTTCGGGACGACTGTCGGTTCGGTGGCCTTTACCGGAAGCGTGATCGCCTTTCTCAAGTTGCAGGAATTGATGACTGGTCGACCGGTGCGCTTCCCCTTGCAAATTCCGTTGAATGTCGCTGTCGTCGCCGGCATCGTGGCGATGTGGGCCTGGTTGTTGGGCTTCGCTGGTTCGTCGGCCAGCGTGTGGATCATGTTCGGGCTCGCGTTGCTCTTCGGCATCCTGCTGGTCCTCCCGGTCGGCGGGGCTGACATGCCTGTCGTCATCTCCGTTTTGAACTCGATGACCGGTCTCGCGGCTGCGGCGGCTGGATTCGTGCTGGAGAACCAGATTCTCGTTGTGGCTGGTGCCTTGGTCGGTGCCTCGGGCTCGCTTTTGACCATCCTGATGAGTCGCGCGATGAACCGATCGCTGGCCAACGTGCTGTTCGGTGCCTACCGGACGCGAGCGGCTGGTGCTGCAGTCGCCGAGGCGAAGCCGATCCGCGAGACGACGGTCGAGGACACAGCTGTGCTGCTTGCCTACGCCAATTTGGTGATCATCGTGCCCGGCTATGGACTCGCAGTGGCGCAGGCGCAGCACGAGTTGGCGGAACTTGCCAACGAGCTGGAAAAGCGTGGTGTCGAAGTCAAGTTCGCCATCCATCCCGTTGCTGGTCGGATGCCGGGCCACATGAACGTCTTATTAGCGGAGGCGAATATCCCATACGACAAGTTGTACGAGATGGAGCAGATCAACGAGGAGTTCCAGCGAGCTGACGTTGCGCTGGTGGTCGGTGCGAACGACGTGGTCAATCCGGCTGCTCGCACCGATCCGTCCAGTCCGCTCTACGGCATGCCGATCCTCAATGCCGATCAGGCCAAGAATGTGATCGTGCTCAAGCGGAGCATGCGCCCAGGGTTTGCGGGAGTGGAGAACGAGCTGTTCCACATGCCACAGACGCGCATGCTCTTCGGCGATGCCAAGGAGACACTCAAGCGGTTGGTGGAGGCGGTGAAGAGCGTGTGA
- a CDS encoding LysM peptidoglycan-binding domain-containing protein: MPSRAIPQLFLRRDCQVSLAPLRALRYSVRTQCPFTVAEKGEAVTMGLVERYVERERWRRRLQLEMAPAQDPEPLVRFGRSALPRARGGRRRWLAGLGVIAALAAERADATTLHVVQPGETLSQIATRYGVSVPDLARANELSNPDRILVGAVLRIPASLLVSERVHRVRPGERLTSIAQRYGVSVESIRQANRLPDPDRILVGQMLVIPSVPETAMDTSASSSARRYVVQPGDTLSALAVRFGVPLSTLVKANGITDPDRLLAGQTLVIPRRELGAGVLLAGVPAYRQSLPLSCESAAVSMVTAYWGKPVSEWVFIENLPSHPNPHRGFRGNMSGTFGGTDDYGVYAEPFIPILERYGFRAQAVYARGDVSVLREELSLGRPVVVWMTNLASVQPRLIGEADGERFILVPQEHAFVVYGYDEERVYVVDPGDGQYRSFGWEDFLRSWGYFDGMLLRILPAPWG; the protein is encoded by the coding sequence GTGCCGAGCCGCGCAATCCCGCAGCTTTTCCTGCGTCGGGACTGCCAGGTCTCCCTTGCCCCGCTGCGCGCCCTGCGCTATAGTGTACGTACACAGTGTCCGTTCACCGTTGCCGAAAAGGGGGAAGCGGTGACCATGGGCCTGGTGGAGCGTTATGTAGAACGCGAGCGGTGGCGGCGACGACTGCAGCTCGAAATGGCTCCCGCCCAGGATCCTGAGCCGCTCGTGCGGTTCGGGCGTTCCGCTCTGCCACGAGCCAGGGGAGGGCGGCGGCGTTGGCTGGCCGGACTCGGGGTCATCGCCGCGCTCGCAGCGGAGCGGGCCGATGCAACGACCCTGCATGTCGTTCAACCTGGCGAGACCCTGAGCCAGATCGCCACTCGTTATGGCGTATCGGTACCGGATCTCGCACGCGCGAACGAACTGTCGAATCCAGATCGTATTCTCGTGGGGGCGGTGCTGCGCATTCCGGCGTCCCTGTTGGTCAGCGAGCGCGTTCACCGCGTGAGGCCGGGAGAGAGGCTGACGAGCATCGCGCAGCGTTACGGCGTTTCGGTCGAGTCGATCAGACAGGCGAACCGGCTCCCCGATCCGGATCGCATCCTGGTCGGGCAGATGCTCGTCATTCCGAGTGTGCCCGAGACGGCAATGGATACCAGTGCGTCCAGCAGCGCTCGACGCTACGTCGTTCAGCCGGGAGACACGCTCAGTGCGCTCGCGGTGCGCTTCGGTGTACCACTGTCGACGCTCGTGAAAGCGAACGGCATCACCGATCCGGATCGTCTCCTGGCTGGACAGACATTAGTGATCCCTCGGCGCGAACTCGGTGCTGGAGTACTCCTCGCGGGTGTGCCTGCCTACCGGCAATCGTTGCCATTGAGCTGCGAATCAGCTGCGGTCAGCATGGTCACGGCCTATTGGGGAAAGCCCGTTTCCGAATGGGTCTTCATCGAAAACCTTCCCTCGCACCCGAACCCCCATCGGGGCTTCCGGGGGAACATGAGCGGTACCTTCGGGGGCACCGATGACTATGGGGTCTATGCGGAGCCGTTCATCCCTATCCTCGAACGGTACGGATTTCGAGCCCAGGCGGTGTATGCGCGCGGCGATGTCAGCGTTCTTCGGGAGGAACTGTCGCTGGGGCGTCCGGTGGTCGTGTGGATGACCAATTTGGCATCGGTCCAGCCTCGCTTGATCGGCGAGGCCGATGGCGAACGGTTCATCCTGGTTCCGCAGGAACATGCCTTCGTCGTGTACGGCTATGACGAAGAGCGGGTCTACGTAGTCGATCCGGGCGATGGCCAATATCGCTCCTTCGGATGGGAAGACTTCCTGCGGTCGTGGGGTTACTTCGATGGCATGTTGCTGCGAATCCTTCCCGCACCGTGGGGCTAA
- a CDS encoding cytochrome c3 family protein: protein MRYVRLILFVLIVLVVMAVPLALVLARSYFLAPTAQPVKAQPIQFPHSVHVQAVGLDCTYCHRNATTSAQATLPPLELCMQCHKIIPTQGRPELEKLVAAFQQGQPILWNKVHQLPDHTHFVHSVHLSFGFQCSTCHGDVGAMGKPGVKQVRDLRMGDCITCHQQNGARTDCSVCHY from the coding sequence ATGCGATACGTGCGGCTGATCTTGTTCGTCTTGATCGTGCTCGTTGTCATGGCTGTTCCGCTTGCTCTCGTGCTTGCTCGGAGTTACTTCCTCGCCCCGACAGCTCAACCGGTCAAAGCACAGCCGATTCAGTTTCCCCATTCCGTGCACGTCCAGGCAGTCGGCTTGGACTGCACCTATTGCCACCGGAATGCGACGACCTCTGCCCAAGCGACACTCCCGCCGCTCGAACTCTGTATGCAATGCCACAAGATCATCCCCACACAGGGCCGTCCTGAACTCGAAAAGCTCGTCGCCGCCTTCCAGCAGGGACAACCGATCTTGTGGAACAAGGTCCATCAGCTTCCCGACCACACCCACTTCGTCCATTCGGTCCACTTGAGTTTCGGCTTCCAGTGTTCGACCTGCCACGGCGATGTTGGTGCCATGGGCAAGCCCGGGGTGAAGCAGGTCCGGGATCTCCGCATGGGTGACTGCATTACCTGCCACCAGCAGAACGGCGCACGGACTGACTGCTCGGTGTGCCACTACTGA
- a CDS encoding transketolase, translating to MTVIETRLTPDRLEELESLARRLRRTVLIMTTEAGSGHPTSSLSAVEIMVALYFGGLLRYDPARPDWPDRDRFILSKGHAAPILYAVLAEAGYFAKDLLRTLRKLGSPLEGHPNMRRLPGVEASTGSLGQGLSIGLGHALAARLDGRDYHVFVLLGDGEIEEGQVWEAAMAAAHWRVSNLVAIVDHNGYQQTGPVAAVTDPREYAMKWRAFGWHVEEVNGHDLEAVHEVLRFARAYRDGPVCIIAHTVKGKGVSFLERDFTWHGRAVPRDRLERALEELA from the coding sequence GTGACAGTGATCGAGACGCGACTGACGCCCGATCGACTCGAAGAGCTGGAGAGCTTGGCACGCCGACTCCGTCGTACCGTCTTGATCATGACGACCGAGGCGGGTTCCGGGCACCCGACGAGCTCGCTTTCGGCCGTCGAGATCATGGTGGCCCTCTACTTCGGTGGTCTCCTGCGTTACGATCCGGCTCGTCCCGATTGGCCCGATCGTGACCGCTTCATTCTCTCCAAGGGGCATGCTGCGCCGATCCTGTACGCGGTCCTCGCCGAAGCAGGGTATTTCGCAAAGGATCTCTTGAGGACACTGCGTAAACTGGGGAGCCCACTGGAAGGACATCCCAACATGCGTCGCTTGCCGGGGGTAGAGGCCTCAACGGGCAGTTTGGGTCAGGGGCTTTCGATCGGGCTCGGGCACGCACTGGCGGCACGACTGGACGGACGGGATTATCACGTCTTTGTGCTCCTCGGCGACGGAGAAATCGAAGAGGGCCAAGTCTGGGAAGCGGCAATGGCGGCTGCCCACTGGCGCGTCTCGAACCTCGTGGCGATCGTCGATCACAACGGTTATCAACAGACTGGACCAGTGGCCGCGGTCACGGATCCCCGCGAGTATGCGATGAAATGGCGAGCCTTCGGCTGGCACGTCGAAGAAGTGAACGGACACGATCTGGAAGCAGTGCACGAGGTGTTGCGGTTCGCCCGCGCCTATCGAGACGGTCCGGTTTGCATCATCGCTCACACTGTGAAGGGGAAGGGCGTGTCGTTCCTCGAGCGGGACTTTACCTGGCACGGGCGTGCGGTACCGCGTGATCGTCTGGAGCGAGCACTGGAGGAACTGGCATGA
- a CDS encoding Re/Si-specific NAD(P)(+) transhydrogenase subunit alpha gives MLYERAAVVQQASSGPGLVIGVPRERAPRERRVAATPETVARYLKRGFRVIVEQEAGLAAGFPDEEYRQAGAEIVAEPGDLYRRASVIIKVQRPLPEEIEFLQPGHVIIAFLQPLIAPELVAVLAERGVVAVSMDTIPRITRAQPMDALSSMSTVAGYKAVLLAANELPKFFPLMMTAAGTIRPAKVLVLGAGVAGLQAIATARRLGALVEAFDTRPVVKEQVESLGAKFLELDVTTEEVGGYAKELAEEHLRREQELIHRHCLEADVVITTALVPGRRAPLLVRETTVREMRPRSVIVDLAAEMGGNCELTVPGETVVRYGVTIMGPLNLPSEMAYTASQMYARNVATLLEHLAPKGEFVWNLEDEITRGVVLTKDGTILHGPTLERLKEIKEEVR, from the coding sequence TTGCTCTATGAAAGGGCGGCGGTGGTGCAACAGGCATCGAGCGGTCCCGGGCTGGTCATCGGTGTTCCCCGTGAGCGGGCTCCCCGCGAGCGACGGGTGGCGGCGACTCCGGAGACGGTTGCACGATATCTGAAACGCGGTTTCCGGGTCATCGTCGAGCAGGAAGCTGGCTTGGCTGCTGGTTTCCCAGACGAGGAGTATCGGCAGGCGGGTGCGGAGATCGTTGCCGAGCCGGGTGATCTCTACCGGCGCGCTTCGGTCATCATCAAGGTGCAGCGTCCGTTACCGGAAGAGATCGAGTTCTTGCAGCCGGGTCACGTGATCATCGCGTTTCTGCAACCGCTCATCGCACCCGAACTCGTTGCGGTGCTGGCGGAACGCGGTGTGGTTGCGGTCAGTATGGACACGATTCCGCGGATTACCCGGGCGCAGCCGATGGATGCGTTGTCCTCGATGAGTACGGTCGCTGGGTACAAGGCCGTACTTTTGGCCGCGAATGAGCTTCCCAAGTTTTTCCCCTTGATGATGACTGCGGCGGGAACGATCCGACCGGCCAAGGTTCTGGTGCTGGGGGCTGGCGTTGCGGGATTGCAGGCGATCGCGACGGCGCGCCGGCTCGGTGCGCTGGTGGAGGCGTTCGATACACGACCGGTGGTGAAAGAGCAAGTGGAGAGCCTGGGTGCCAAGTTTCTCGAATTGGATGTCACGACCGAGGAAGTCGGCGGTTACGCCAAGGAACTAGCAGAGGAACATCTGCGGCGGGAACAGGAGTTGATTCATCGGCACTGTTTGGAAGCTGATGTCGTCATCACGACTGCTCTCGTCCCGGGTCGGCGGGCGCCGCTTTTGGTCCGTGAGACGACGGTCCGGGAGATGCGACCGCGCTCGGTGATCGTTGATCTCGCGGCTGAAATGGGTGGGAATTGCGAGCTCACGGTGCCGGGAGAGACTGTTGTCCGCTATGGCGTCACGATCATGGGGCCACTGAATCTACCGAGCGAGATGGCCTATACGGCCAGCCAAATGTATGCCCGCAATGTGGCGACGTTGCTCGAGCACCTTGCGCCCAAGGGCGAGTTCGTCTGGAATCTGGAGGACGAGATCACGCGCGGCGTCGTCCTCACGAAGGACGGGACGATTTTGCACGGTCCGACGCTCGAGCGACTCAAGGAAATCAAGGAGGAAGTGCGGTGA
- the rpiA gene encoding ribose-5-phosphate isomerase RpiA: MGTERAKERAARFAASLVEDGMIVGLGSGSTAELAVRALGERLHDGLRLIGVATSQRTAALARRVGIELRDPDSVDRIDLAIDGADEVEERSLGLLKGRGGALVREKLVARMARRLVIIIDDSKLVAALGARFPLPVEVVPFGWRWCARWLEDLGGRPTLRCRPTGHPFRSDNGNLILDVAFGAIADPAWLDRTIKMLPGVIDHGLFLDMADLVIVGSETGIRLLERSRTVSETSKS; encoded by the coding sequence GTGGGAACCGAACGCGCGAAAGAGCGAGCGGCACGCTTTGCGGCCTCGCTCGTCGAAGACGGCATGATCGTCGGTCTGGGCTCCGGTTCTACCGCGGAGCTGGCGGTGCGTGCGCTCGGTGAGCGACTGCACGATGGGCTTCGGCTGATCGGGGTTGCGACCTCGCAACGTACTGCAGCCCTGGCCCGCCGGGTAGGCATCGAGCTCCGCGATCCGGATTCGGTCGACCGGATCGATCTGGCGATCGACGGTGCTGACGAGGTCGAGGAACGCTCGCTCGGTCTTCTCAAGGGGCGAGGGGGAGCGCTCGTTCGCGAGAAGCTCGTGGCCCGCATGGCTCGCCGCCTGGTGATCATCATCGATGACTCGAAGCTCGTCGCAGCTCTGGGCGCGCGTTTCCCGCTCCCGGTCGAGGTCGTGCCCTTCGGCTGGCGCTGGTGCGCTCGGTGGCTCGAGGATTTAGGAGGGCGACCGACACTGCGCTGCCGTCCGACTGGGCATCCATTTCGCTCCGACAATGGGAATCTCATTCTCGATGTCGCGTTCGGTGCGATCGCCGATCCAGCGTGGCTCGACCGAACGATCAAGATGCTGCCAGGTGTCATCGACCACGGACTGTTTTTGGACATGGCGGATCTCGTCATCGTCGGAAGCGAGACCGGCATTCGCCTGCTCGAGCGCTCGCGAACGGTGAGCGAGACTTCGAAAAGTTGA
- a CDS encoding DUF4149 domain-containing protein, producing the protein MSEWVWALVRWVHLVAMAIWLGGQLFLFLVVRPVLRSQLDRPTQTQLTAAFGRRYSPLAWISLIVAILTGFAIGEHRGVAWSALVSFPSAYGTLLIMKMTLVALILVLTLLHGRFIGPQLTELARSLDPRDRQRYRQLLDLSVLISTANLLLTLLIVLLSARLVA; encoded by the coding sequence ATGAGCGAGTGGGTCTGGGCTCTCGTCCGCTGGGTTCATCTCGTCGCCATGGCCATCTGGCTCGGTGGGCAACTTTTCCTCTTCCTCGTCGTCCGCCCGGTGTTGCGGTCGCAGCTCGATCGTCCGACCCAGACCCAACTCACCGCTGCCTTCGGTCGACGCTATTCTCCGCTCGCATGGATCAGCTTGATCGTCGCCATCCTGACCGGCTTCGCGATCGGCGAGCACCGTGGCGTGGCCTGGAGCGCCCTCGTGTCGTTCCCCAGCGCTTACGGGACACTTCTCATTATGAAAATGACGCTCGTCGCACTGATTCTCGTTTTGACTCTGCTGCATGGGCGATTTATCGGTCCTCAGCTCACCGAACTCGCCCGCTCACTTGATCCACGTGATCGACAGCGCTACCGCCAGTTGCTCGATCTTTCCGTCCTGATTTCGACCGCGAATCTCCTCCTGACGCTTTTGATCGTTTTGCTCTCAGCGCGCCTGGTCGCTTAG
- a CDS encoding lysylphosphatidylglycerol synthase transmembrane domain-containing protein, with protein sequence MRRGVLVFVIAGVFSFVAWSFRDPEMVTGTLERLSPRVVLALLLVLSANEAIKAIRWAWYLRAAQLPLRFRDSITSYLAAQAASALPGGSILSARLAEEHAKGRIGLRHTAPPLIAQGLGDVFAVALLALIGIAASPQPNAQLVAPVAALILALLLITIARSERSGTALVGVLRRWRLTRRLVPVEEDARRTLVALLNGRALIPGTMTSIASSLCAVAILIMLANALTVRGLAPLEGLYVHGMSMLAHLFLPVPNGFGTTEISLVGLLNWIGIGFGRATAIAITYRALGIGFRTLIGLAVLLLRYHHLIQLRSPAQPVPTTLLDVASEASD encoded by the coding sequence ATGCGCCGAGGAGTGCTTGTCTTTGTCATCGCTGGAGTTTTCAGCTTCGTCGCCTGGTCCTTTCGGGATCCGGAGATGGTTACCGGTACCCTCGAACGCTTGTCTCCCCGCGTGGTACTCGCTCTCTTGCTCGTGCTCAGCGCGAACGAGGCAATCAAAGCCATCCGTTGGGCCTGGTATCTCCGGGCAGCACAACTTCCCCTTCGCTTCCGCGATAGCATCACCAGCTATCTGGCTGCTCAAGCCGCGAGTGCCCTGCCTGGTGGCTCGATCCTCTCCGCCCGCCTCGCCGAAGAGCACGCAAAGGGTCGTATCGGCTTGCGTCACACTGCTCCCCCACTCATCGCACAGGGTCTCGGTGATGTCTTCGCTGTCGCTCTCTTGGCGCTCATCGGGATCGCTGCTTCCCCCCAGCCGAACGCGCAACTCGTGGCACCGGTGGCAGCCCTGATCCTCGCGCTCCTCCTCATCACGATCGCCCGCTCCGAGCGATCCGGTACCGCCCTCGTCGGTGTGCTGCGACGTTGGCGCCTGACGCGACGACTGGTTCCAGTCGAGGAAGACGCTCGTCGCACACTGGTCGCCCTGTTGAATGGTCGTGCCCTCATTCCAGGAACCATGACCAGTATCGCTTCCTCGCTGTGTGCGGTCGCGATCCTGATCATGCTGGCCAATGCGTTGACGGTGCGCGGACTCGCACCGTTGGAGGGGCTCTATGTGCACGGGATGTCGATGCTCGCGCACCTTTTCCTGCCTGTTCCCAATGGCTTCGGCACGACAGAGATCAGTCTGGTCGGTCTCCTCAACTGGATCGGCATCGGATTCGGCCGCGCGACTGCGATCGCCATCACCTATCGTGCTCTCGGGATCGGGTTCCGCACGCTGATCGGGCTGGCTGTCCTGCTGCTCCGTTACCATCATCTCATCCAGCTGCGCTCGCCTGCACAACCGGTTCCGACGACCCTACTCGACGTCGCGTCGGAAGCCAGCGATTAG
- a CDS encoding NAD(P) transhydrogenase subunit alpha, whose translation MNQEFLLGLYVLILTIFLGFEVISRVPTLLHTPLMSGTNAIHGIVLLGGILVAGTAENPLTLLLGFLGCLFGAGNLFGGIVVTDRMLEMFKKKEPAARQAGERSTAKAPEKEVVGQR comes from the coding sequence GTGAATCAAGAATTCCTGCTCGGGCTCTATGTTCTCATATTGACCATCTTTCTCGGATTCGAGGTGATCTCGCGTGTCCCGACACTGCTGCACACACCGCTCATGTCCGGAACGAACGCGATTCACGGAATCGTCTTGCTCGGTGGGATTCTGGTGGCTGGGACAGCCGAGAACCCGTTGACCTTACTGCTGGGTTTTCTCGGTTGTCTTTTCGGGGCAGGCAACTTGTTCGGCGGCATTGTCGTGACAGACCGGATGCTGGAGATGTTCAAGAAGAAGGAGCCAGCTGCTCGCCAAGCGGGGGAGCGGTCCACGGCAAAGGCGCCTGAGAAGGAAGTGGTGGGGCAGCGGTGA
- a CDS encoding SH3 domain-containing protein codes for MRERTRPFLHCVCAVLLLIMLPIQSVRAVSTLTVGQPATVMGTNGDGLNLREGPGYDFTVIVVMPEGATVRVIGGPQPDARGNLWWNVQWGEKSGWALANYLAPSNDENRPSSSFQMRATFRIFAHSLGLVGERTANGHVIQPNDFFVTLPCTCALSSRGGHEFQVLVEYKGRSLVLPVWDVGPWNVDDDFWNPPEVRRWKGLPQGVPAAQAAYFHGYNGGKDGWGRPVRSPAAMDIADGAFAALGMTQSDWVTVTFLWLVKDPPSPLPAPPRGYEEIVTVHPGERPPLDPVAAADPARYIYMPETGHNVPVFLHTAWQQGGGWQRYGLPISEFFREVGIDGTVRFVQYFERAVLLYDPASGNVSELPVGYYAAAPFEAWQPVELFPDSTDRLYFRETRHSLSNGFKAYWSANGGRAVFGLPITEEFRVDLPDGRWYIAQLFERARLEWWPDRIGQPDEITRGRIVAEIVAAQYP; via the coding sequence ATGCGCGAACGAACGCGGCCTTTCCTCCATTGCGTGTGCGCAGTGCTCCTCCTGATCATGCTCCCCATACAATCGGTGCGTGCCGTGAGCACTCTTACCGTCGGTCAGCCCGCCACGGTGATGGGAACGAACGGTGACGGTCTCAACCTCCGGGAAGGGCCAGGCTACGACTTTACGGTGATCGTCGTGATGCCGGAGGGTGCCACCGTTCGGGTGATCGGTGGACCGCAGCCCGACGCTCGCGGTAATCTCTGGTGGAATGTCCAGTGGGGCGAGAAGAGCGGGTGGGCGTTAGCGAATTACCTCGCCCCGTCCAACGACGAGAATCGCCCCTCGAGCAGCTTCCAGATGCGAGCCACCTTTCGTATTTTCGCCCATAGCCTCGGCTTGGTGGGAGAGCGCACGGCTAATGGTCACGTCATCCAACCCAATGACTTTTTTGTCACGCTTCCCTGTACCTGCGCACTGAGCTCGCGAGGCGGGCACGAGTTCCAGGTCCTCGTCGAATACAAAGGGCGGAGCCTGGTCCTCCCGGTGTGGGACGTCGGCCCCTGGAACGTGGACGACGACTTCTGGAATCCACCCGAAGTCCGCCGCTGGAAGGGGCTGCCACAAGGCGTCCCCGCCGCTCAAGCCGCCTATTTCCACGGCTATAACGGCGGCAAAGACGGCTGGGGCCGTCCCGTCAGGAGCCCGGCGGCGATGGATATCGCTGACGGTGCCTTTGCGGCCCTCGGTATGACCCAATCCGACTGGGTCACCGTCACGTTCCTCTGGCTGGTCAAGGATCCACCCTCGCCGCTCCCTGCTCCGCCACGAGGCTACGAGGAGATCGTTACCGTTCATCCCGGTGAGCGCCCGCCACTGGATCCCGTTGCCGCTGCCGATCCGGCCCGCTACATCTACATGCCCGAAACGGGGCACAACGTCCCTGTCTTTCTCCATACGGCCTGGCAGCAGGGAGGAGGATGGCAGCGCTACGGTCTGCCGATCAGCGAGTTCTTCCGCGAGGTCGGCATCGATGGTACCGTGCGATTCGTCCAGTATTTCGAGCGTGCTGTGCTTCTCTACGACCCAGCCTCAGGCAACGTGAGCGAACTCCCGGTCGGCTATTACGCTGCCGCGCCATTCGAGGCCTGGCAACCGGTCGAACTGTTCCCCGACTCGACGGACCGGCTCTACTTCCGAGAAACGCGCCACTCGTTGAGTAACGGCTTCAAAGCGTACTGGTCCGCCAACGGCGGACGCGCTGTCTTCGGTCTCCCCATCACCGAGGAGTTCCGGGTGGATCTCCCCGATGGTCGCTGGTATATCGCCCAGCTCTTCGAGCGAGCGCGGCTGGAGTGGTGGCCTGACCGTATCGGTCAGCCAGACGAGATCACGCGTGGACGCATCGTTGCCGAAATCGTCGCGGCCCAGTATCCATAG